The Chitinophaga caeni genome segment CCTAGCAGCTCACGAGATGGACAAAAAAACATAATTAAGATGATTAAGATTGGTGGCGTTTACCAAGTACCAGTTGAAGTTAACGGTGTACCTATGCATTTTATATTTGACACCGGGTCCAGTACAATTTCTATATCTAGTGCAGAAGCCTTGTTTTTGTATAAGCAGGGCAGTTTAGAAATATCGGATTTTATGGGCGTTGCCAACTTTATCGATGCTTCTGGTAACATTTCCAATGGCACGCTGATCAATTTAAAGACTATAAAAATCGGGAATAGGGAGCTTTCCAATGTAAGGGCTTCTGTTGTGCTAAATCTTAAGGCTCCCTTATTATTAGGGCAATCTGCCTTAGAGAAGTTTGGTAAGATATCAATTGATAATAGAAATAAAGAAATTACGTTCGAATAAGAATCGAATAATTCAATTTCAATTATGGTAAGGCAATTCAATTACTCGTAAGATCATATTAATTATAACCTAGGTATCCTCAAAACAAATCAATCACCCGGTCCCCTTGCCAAATCTCCGAAGACCGTATCGTTCCCGGCCCCAAGAAATGGTACTCCACCCCGATTATATCTGCCGGTTCGTGTGGAAAGTCCAGCGCATAAGCCTCTTGGCCGTTCACGATAAAGCGTAGATGCTTGTTGACCCCGACTATTTCTAAGGTTACCCAATCACCGGGATCATATCCAAATCCCGACAAATCATGATCTTCACTGCTGATCCCGTTCCCGGCAGCAAACAGGGAGATATTCCCGGTACAACCTTTAGCTACCAAGGGTACTGCTATTCCATCATTCTTACATTGAATCGTAACCTGGATATTATGGCAGGCCGCGGCGCCCGATCCGAAATCGCTTTTCAATTTTGTCCTAAAATGGAAATTATCGTTCCGGATAAAATCACTTTGAAAAATATTAAAAAAACGTATCACGGGAATTTGGGGCTGCAATGGAATATGATATGCTTGCAGCAAATCTGTACTTACTGTAACGAAACTATCTTGCCTGATTTCATCCCGCTTAAAATACACCGGGATATTATTATCCTGGTCAGCCAACGCCATCCAACCATCAGTTGAAATTTGTAAGCCATGCCGACTCACCACCTGGTTTTCAACAAGCAACCTGGCTTCAAAATAACCGGGGTAATAATAAATCGCCGAGTAAGTATCCTTATTCTTATCAACTAATTTCTTTTTACTCAAATCCCAACTTTGGCTGATATAAACAGAATCATCCCCCGCTGCCTTCGCATCATAATTAAAGACGACAGTATTGGGAACGCCTCGGGATAATATCTTATTACTTCTAAAACTAAACTCGGAAGCATCCACTTCCGCCTTTTCCGATTGCCCGATCCAGTTAATTCCCAATATTATCAATATGCAGGCAAGCGGGGCCATTATCCACCAGGCACGGCCCCGCTTGGGTTTTAGTTGTTGATGTCCAGTAATAGGTACTTCTACAGGAATCGGGGTATCTTGCTTGTAAGGATGTTTTATTTTAAACGCCCGCCAATCCGCGGAACCCAGGTAATTGGCCAACGCATTTAATGTTGATAAAGACGGCGCACTTTCATACTTAACCCTTCCATACAAACGCTTAAGCGTGCTTACACTCAACACAACCCCCGTTTTTTCCTGGATATCATTTCCCAGCTTT includes the following:
- a CDS encoding retropepsin-like aspartic protease gives rise to the protein MIKIGGVYQVPVEVNGVPMHFIFDTGSSTISISSAEALFLYKQGSLEISDFMGVANFIDASGNISNGTLINLKTIKIGNRELSNVRASVVLNLKAPLLLGQSALEKFGKISIDNRNKEITFE